The proteins below come from a single Mucilaginibacter mali genomic window:
- a CDS encoding glycosyltransferase family 4 protein, protein MRIGYDAKRFFLNSTGLGNYSRWLVQSLASYYPDNTYLLYTPKVENSSRVSFINSHKNIQTILPKRKALASWWRTKGIVKYLSRDGVQLYHGLSHELPYGITKTGIKTILTVHDLIFMRFPQYFGMVSRNIYLAKLKYACRIADSIIAISERTKADLMELLHVPSHKINVVYQGCDAAFKAVCPPEQKKAVLKKFNITTPFVLSVGTIEERKNLLLLIKAMSRVEGNVQLVVVGRQTAYAEEVKQAIHRYRLTDRMVFLDKVDFADLPALYQAASVFVYPSRYEGFGIPVLEALNSGTPVIAATGSCLEEAGGPDSLYSSPDDDEDLAIKINLVLNYDGLREKMIAKGHEYSRNFDDDKLAAQLMAVYTPLLNPPR, encoded by the coding sequence ATGCGAATTGGATACGATGCCAAACGATTCTTTCTTAACTCCACTGGTCTGGGTAATTACAGCCGCTGGTTGGTGCAGTCGCTTGCGTCTTATTATCCCGATAATACTTATCTGCTGTATACACCCAAGGTTGAAAACAGCAGCCGTGTCAGCTTTATAAATTCGCATAAAAATATCCAAACCATATTACCCAAGCGCAAGGCATTGGCATCGTGGTGGCGCACAAAAGGCATTGTAAAATACCTTAGCCGCGATGGGGTGCAATTATATCATGGCCTTAGTCACGAGCTCCCTTACGGCATCACCAAAACCGGTATAAAAACCATACTTACCGTACACGATCTGATATTCATGCGCTTCCCGCAATATTTTGGGATGGTAAGCCGCAATATCTATTTAGCTAAATTAAAATACGCCTGCCGCATTGCCGATAGCATCATCGCCATCAGCGAACGTACCAAAGCCGATCTGATGGAGTTGCTTCACGTACCATCGCACAAAATCAACGTGGTTTACCAGGGCTGTGATGCCGCTTTCAAAGCAGTTTGCCCCCCCGAACAAAAAAAGGCCGTACTGAAGAAATTCAATATTACCACACCTTTTGTACTAAGCGTGGGCACTATCGAGGAACGTAAAAACCTGTTGCTCCTTATCAAAGCCATGTCCCGCGTTGAGGGAAATGTACAGTTGGTAGTTGTGGGCAGGCAAACCGCCTATGCCGAAGAGGTAAAACAAGCCATACACCGTTACCGCCTTACCGATAGAATGGTATTTTTAGATAAGGTTGATTTTGCCGATCTGCCCGCGCTTTACCAGGCAGCGTCGGTATTTGTATATCCATCGCGCTACGAGGGGTTTGGGATACCCGTATTAGAGGCTTTAAACTCGGGCACACCGGTTATAGCGGCAACGGGATCGTGCCTGGAGGAAGCAGGCGGGCCGGATAGTTTGTATAGCAGTCCGGATGACGACGAGGATTTGGCCATTAAAATAAACCTGGTGCTGAACTACGATGGCCTGCGCGAAAAAATGATTGCCAAAGGGCACGAATATTCCCGTAATTTTGACGACGACAAACTGGCCGCGCAACTGATGGCCGTATATACACCCCTCCTAAATCCTCCCCGATAG
- a CDS encoding L-threonylcarbamoyladenylate synthase, whose product MLKDEVAKALKVIQDGGIILYPTDTIWGIGCDATNTEAVKKIYALKQRDEAKSMIILLDVDNKLQSYVSEVPDIAYDLIEFAENPLTLVMPGAKNISPALIAEDGSVGIRVAKHDFCQQLIQRLRKPLVSTSANTSGQPSPKNFGQVSAEIIEGVDYVVDLEQHDMGEKRPSTIMRLEADGRFEFLRR is encoded by the coding sequence ATGCTTAAAGACGAAGTAGCCAAAGCACTGAAAGTAATACAGGACGGAGGAATTATCCTTTATCCTACCGATACCATTTGGGGTATTGGCTGCGATGCCACTAATACCGAAGCCGTAAAAAAAATATACGCCCTCAAACAGCGCGACGAAGCAAAAAGCATGATCATTTTGCTTGATGTAGATAACAAACTGCAAAGCTACGTAAGCGAAGTACCCGATATTGCTTACGATTTGATAGAATTTGCCGAAAATCCGCTTACCCTGGTGATGCCCGGCGCTAAGAATATCTCACCAGCTTTAATTGCCGAAGACGGCAGCGTAGGTATCCGCGTGGCCAAGCACGATTTTTGCCAGCAGCTTATCCAGCGCCTGCGCAAGCCATTGGTATCTACATCGGCCAATACCAGCGGGCAGCCATCGCCCAAAAACTTCGGGCAGGTATCGGCCGAAATTATTGAGGGGGTTGATTACGTAGTTGACCTGGAACAGCACGATATGGGCGAAAAACGCCCCTCAACCATTATGCGCCTGGAAGCCGATGGGCGTTTCGAGTTTCTGCGCAGGTAA
- a CDS encoding CCA tRNA nucleotidyltransferase produces MKQHLQHPVFKVIAQTADELNVQAYAIGGFVRDIFLQRPSKDIDIVVLGNGIAFAEKVAEQLKVKVAVFKNFGTAMLKYKDMEVEFVGARKESYRSDSRKPIVENGTLEDDQKRRDFTINALAIALHASRFGELIDPFGGVTHLEEKLIKTPLDPAETFSDDPLRMMRAVRFASQLKFRISYDAIEAIKNNKERIRIVSQERITDELNKIILSPKPSIGFNYLFDTGLLHLIFPQMTDLYGVDIIDGKGHKDNFYHTLQVLDNICTTTTDLWLRWAAILHDIAKPATKRFEAGHGWTFHGHEDRGARMVPKIFAQLKLPLNEHMKFVQKLVQLHLRPIVLAQDIITDSAVRRLLFEAGEDTEALMLLCKADITTKNEYKIKRYRNNFELVIQKLKDVEERDRVRNWQPPVSGTDIMELFGITAGREVGIIKNQIREAILEGDIPNTREAALAFTIARGQEIGLKVVAKTN; encoded by the coding sequence ATGAAACAACACCTCCAACACCCTGTATTTAAAGTCATAGCCCAAACGGCTGATGAGTTAAATGTGCAGGCTTATGCCATTGGGGGTTTTGTGCGCGATATTTTTTTGCAGCGCCCGTCTAAGGATATCGATATCGTGGTGCTGGGCAATGGCATCGCTTTTGCTGAGAAGGTGGCCGAGCAGTTGAAGGTAAAGGTGGCCGTATTTAAAAACTTCGGCACCGCTATGCTGAAGTATAAGGATATGGAAGTGGAGTTTGTGGGCGCCCGAAAGGAATCGTACCGGTCGGATTCACGAAAGCCGATTGTAGAGAACGGTACTTTAGAAGATGATCAGAAACGCCGGGATTTTACCATTAACGCGCTGGCTATTGCCCTACACGCCAGCCGATTTGGAGAGTTGATAGACCCATTTGGCGGTGTTACCCACCTGGAAGAAAAGCTGATAAAAACCCCGCTGGATCCGGCCGAGACATTTTCGGATGATCCGCTGCGAATGATGCGGGCTGTACGCTTTGCTTCGCAACTGAAATTCAGGATAAGCTACGACGCGATTGAGGCTATTAAAAACAACAAGGAGCGCATCCGCATTGTATCGCAGGAGCGTATTACCGACGAGTTGAACAAGATCATCCTTTCGCCAAAGCCGTCTATCGGCTTTAATTATCTGTTCGATACCGGCCTGCTGCACCTCATCTTCCCGCAAATGACCGACCTTTACGGGGTAGATATCATCGACGGCAAAGGCCATAAGGATAATTTTTACCATACCCTGCAGGTACTGGATAATATTTGCACCACAACAACCGATCTGTGGCTACGCTGGGCTGCCATATTACACGATATCGCAAAACCGGCTACCAAGCGCTTTGAAGCGGGCCACGGCTGGACATTTCATGGCCACGAAGACCGCGGCGCGCGCATGGTGCCTAAAATATTCGCCCAGCTAAAGCTACCGCTTAACGAGCATATGAAGTTTGTGCAAAAACTGGTGCAGCTACACCTGCGCCCCATTGTGCTGGCCCAGGATATCATTACCGATTCGGCAGTGCGGCGCCTGCTTTTTGAGGCCGGCGAGGACACCGAGGCGCTGATGTTGCTCTGTAAAGCCGACATCACCACCAAAAATGAATACAAAATAAAACGCTACCGCAACAACTTTGAACTGGTAATTCAAAAATTAAAGGATGTGGAGGAGCGCGACCGCGTACGCAACTGGCAGCCCCCGGTTTCGGGTACGGATATTATGGAATTATTCGGCATTACAGCGGGCCGCGAAGTGGGCATTATCAAAAACCAGATACGCGAAGCCATACTGGAGGGCGATATTCCAAACACCCGCGAAGCAGCTTTAGCCTTTACAATTGCCAGGGGACAGGAAATTGGCTTAAAAGTTGTGGCAAAAACAAATTGA
- a CDS encoding IS1096 element passenger TnpR family protein has protein sequence MALYRFRVSFEDYDDVMREIDIKSNQTFEALHRAIHQSTGYDAEKPSSFYISNDQWTKGEEITFLPNQKRIDRGISLMEKVKLSSFIDDPHQKFYYTYNFDRPYDFHVELMKIILDEDPKVTYPAIVKSVGEAPKQFINTFTPTAAPSANEDFDFLNEMEFEPEDAEDFSEVTDTGEEEEEDNNHGMGDDDDDEMDEFSDNEHMEDEDHGRGGRHDDY, from the coding sequence ATGGCACTATACAGGTTCAGGGTATCTTTTGAGGACTATGATGATGTGATGCGCGAGATAGACATCAAATCAAACCAAACGTTTGAGGCATTGCACCGTGCTATACACCAAAGCACCGGCTACGATGCGGAAAAACCATCCTCTTTTTATATCAGTAACGATCAGTGGACAAAAGGCGAAGAGATCACCTTCCTGCCCAATCAAAAACGTATTGACAGGGGCATTTCGCTGATGGAAAAGGTAAAACTGAGCAGTTTTATTGACGACCCGCATCAGAAATTTTATTATACCTATAATTTCGATCGCCCTTACGATTTTCATGTAGAACTGATGAAGATCATTTTAGATGAAGATCCTAAAGTAACTTACCCCGCCATTGTTAAAAGCGTGGGCGAGGCCCCAAAGCAGTTTATCAACACATTTACACCTACTGCGGCACCATCGGCAAACGAAGATTTCGATTTCCTTAACGAGATGGAGTTTGAGCCGGAGGATGCCGAAGATTTTTCGGAAGTGACTGATACCGGCGAGGAGGAGGAAGAGGATAACAACCACGGCATGGGCGATGACGATGATGATGAAATGGACGAATTTTCGGACAACGAGCACATGGAAGACGAAGACCATGGACGCGGCGGCCGTCATGACGATTATTAA
- the miaA gene encoding tRNA (adenosine(37)-N6)-dimethylallyltransferase MiaA, whose translation MNSTKTLIVIAGPTASGKTAAGITLARRLHTDIISADSRQFFSEMAIGTAKPTPDELAQAKHHFIDSHSVTDNYNVGDFERDGLALLDELFKTHNQVVMVGGSGLYVKAICEGFDEFPEVLPEVQQKVRAGFEEKGLAWLQQKLQQADPLYYQQVDLNNPQRLLRAMEVIESSGQPFSSFRKAGVRKRPFNILKVGLEWPREQLYNRINQRVDMMIADGLIDEVKALFPYRHLNALQTVGYTEIIDYLDGKTGLPTAIELIKRNTRHFAKRQMTWFNRDKEMNWVAPEEVENFVIEKIRHPER comes from the coding sequence ATGAACAGTACTAAAACACTTATAGTTATTGCCGGCCCTACGGCAAGCGGAAAAACAGCGGCGGGCATTACACTTGCCCGCCGTTTGCATACCGATATCATTTCGGCCGATTCAAGGCAATTTTTCAGTGAGATGGCTATCGGCACGGCCAAGCCAACACCGGATGAACTGGCGCAGGCTAAGCACCATTTTATCGATTCGCACAGCGTTACCGACAATTACAATGTTGGCGATTTTGAGCGTGATGGCTTGGCCTTGCTTGATGAACTTTTTAAAACGCACAACCAGGTAGTAATGGTGGGCGGATCCGGCCTCTACGTTAAAGCTATTTGCGAAGGTTTCGACGAATTTCCTGAAGTATTGCCCGAAGTTCAGCAAAAGGTCAGGGCCGGGTTTGAAGAAAAGGGCCTGGCCTGGCTACAGCAAAAACTACAGCAGGCAGATCCGCTATATTATCAGCAGGTTGATCTGAATAACCCGCAAAGGTTATTGCGCGCAATGGAGGTAATTGAAAGCAGCGGGCAGCCGTTCTCATCCTTTCGCAAAGCCGGCGTGCGTAAGCGGCCTTTTAATATCCTGAAGGTTGGGTTGGAATGGCCGCGCGAGCAACTCTATAACCGCATCAACCAGCGGGTAGATATGATGATTGCCGATGGACTTATAGACGAGGTAAAAGCACTATTCCCCTATCGCCATTTAAACGCCCTGCAAACCGTGGGTTATACCGAAATTATTGATTACCTGGATGGCAAAACCGGTCTGCCCACAGCTATTGAACTTATTAAGCGCAATACCCGCCACTTTGCCAAACGGCAGATGACCTGGTTTAACCGGGATAAGGAAATGAATTGGGTAGCGCCGGAAGAGGTGGAAAATTTTGTAATAGAAAAAATACGTCATCCTGAGCGATAG
- the fcl gene encoding GDP-L-fucose synthase encodes MEKNAKIYIAGHRGMVGSAIHRKLTAEGYTNIITRLSSELDLRNQQQVADFFAAEKPDYVFLAAAKVGGIVANNTYRAEFLYDNLQIQNNIIHSSYLNGVKKLMFLGSSCIYPKMAPQPLKEEYLLTGTLEPTNEPYAIAKIAGIKMCDAYRAQYSCNYISVMPTNLYGYNDNYHPQNSHVLPALIRRFHEAKVANAPDVTIWGTGSPMREFLFADDLAEACYYLMQNYDEEGLVNIGTGEDLTIKDLATLISKVVGYEGEIKFDTSKPDGTPRKLMDVSKLHSQGWKHKIELEEGIALAYQDFLSRY; translated from the coding sequence ATGGAAAAAAACGCTAAGATTTATATTGCCGGCCACCGTGGCATGGTTGGCTCGGCCATTCATCGCAAGCTAACCGCCGAGGGTTATACCAATATCATCACCCGCTTATCATCAGAGTTAGATTTGCGTAACCAGCAACAAGTTGCCGACTTTTTCGCAGCCGAAAAACCCGATTATGTGTTTTTGGCTGCTGCCAAAGTAGGTGGTATTGTGGCTAACAATACCTATCGTGCCGAATTTTTGTACGATAACCTGCAAATTCAAAACAACATCATCCATAGCTCGTATTTAAACGGGGTTAAAAAACTGATGTTTTTGGGATCCAGCTGTATCTATCCTAAAATGGCCCCGCAGCCATTAAAAGAAGAATACCTGCTTACCGGCACGCTTGAGCCTACTAACGAGCCTTACGCCATTGCCAAAATTGCCGGTATTAAAATGTGCGATGCTTACCGTGCGCAGTACAGCTGCAACTACATATCGGTAATGCCTACAAACCTGTATGGTTATAACGATAATTATCACCCGCAAAACTCGCACGTGCTGCCGGCATTAATTCGCCGCTTTCACGAAGCTAAGGTAGCCAATGCGCCAGATGTTACTATCTGGGGAACTGGATCGCCAATGCGCGAATTTTTATTTGCCGACGACCTTGCCGAAGCCTGCTACTACCTGATGCAAAACTACGATGAAGAAGGCCTGGTAAATATCGGTACGGGCGAAGACCTGACCATTAAGGATTTGGCCACATTAATTAGTAAAGTAGTGGGTTACGAAGGCGAGATCAAATTTGATACCTCAAAGCCTGATGGTACACCACGCAAGTTGATGGATGTATCTAAATTACACAGCCAGGGCTGGAAACATAAAATTGAACTGGAAGAAGGCATTGCCCTTGCTTACCAGGACTTTTTAAGCAGGTATTAA
- the gmd gene encoding GDP-mannose 4,6-dehydratase, producing MSSAKKVALVTGITGQDGSYLAELLLEKGYEVHGVKRRASSFNTKRIDHLYQDLHEGHINFRLHYGDLTDSMNIIRIIQEVQPDEIYNLGAMSHVKVSFDSPEYVANVDGIGTLRILEAVRILGLEKKTRIYQASTSELYGGLPENKNEKGFYDENSPFYPRSPYGVAKIYGFWITKNYREAYNMFACNGVLFNHESPRRGETFVTRKITMATAAIALGKQDCLYLGNLNAQRDWGHAKDYVEAMWRILQQDKPEDYVLAMGVTTYVRDFVRLSFAEVGIELTFEGTEENEIAKVAKCNNPAYQLEIGKVVVRVDPKYYRPTEVDLLIGDPTKSKTKLGWEPKYDLQGLVQEMVAADIDLVKREKLLKESGYLVTNQFD from the coding sequence ATGTCATCAGCAAAAAAAGTAGCATTAGTAACGGGGATAACCGGTCAGGACGGATCTTATTTAGCGGAACTTTTGCTGGAAAAAGGATATGAAGTGCACGGCGTTAAAAGGCGGGCATCTTCTTTTAATACAAAGCGTATCGACCATTTGTATCAAGACCTTCATGAAGGGCATATTAATTTTAGGCTTCATTACGGTGATCTGACCGATTCTATGAACATTATAAGGATCATACAGGAAGTTCAGCCCGATGAGATATATAACCTGGGCGCTATGAGCCATGTAAAAGTATCGTTCGATTCGCCTGAATATGTAGCGAATGTGGATGGTATTGGTACATTGCGGATATTAGAGGCTGTAAGGATATTGGGACTTGAAAAGAAAACAAGAATTTACCAGGCATCTACGTCTGAACTATATGGCGGCCTTCCCGAAAATAAGAACGAGAAAGGTTTTTATGATGAAAATTCACCATTTTACCCTCGTTCACCTTATGGCGTAGCTAAGATATACGGTTTTTGGATCACAAAAAACTATCGCGAAGCTTATAACATGTTTGCATGTAATGGTGTTTTGTTTAACCACGAATCGCCACGAAGGGGTGAAACCTTCGTAACCCGTAAGATTACAATGGCTACTGCAGCTATAGCTTTAGGGAAACAAGATTGCCTTTACCTTGGCAACCTTAATGCGCAACGCGATTGGGGACATGCAAAAGATTATGTAGAGGCCATGTGGCGCATATTGCAACAAGATAAGCCCGAAGATTACGTACTGGCCATGGGTGTTACTACTTACGTAAGGGATTTTGTTCGCCTTTCTTTTGCCGAGGTGGGTATCGAACTTACATTTGAAGGAACCGAAGAGAATGAGATCGCAAAAGTTGCTAAATGTAATAACCCTGCCTATCAGCTTGAGATTGGTAAAGTGGTAGTGCGTGTCGATCCAAAGTACTATCGCCCTACAGAGGTTGATCTGTTAATTGGCGACCCTACCAAATCTAAAACCAAATTAGGCTGGGAGCCAAAATACGATCTGCAAGGTTTAGTGCAAGAGATGGTTGCTGCCGATATTGATTTGGTGAAAAGAGAAAAACTGTTAAAAGAATCAGGTTATCTTGTTACTAACCAGTTCGATTAA
- the rfbA gene encoding glucose-1-phosphate thymidylyltransferase RfbA: MKGIILAGGSGTRLYPITKAISKQLMPIYDKPMIYYPLSVLMMAGISEILIITTPEDNAGFIRLLGDGKELGCRFEYAIQEVPNGLAQAFVIGEKFVGDDKVALILGDNIFYGTGFGELISSFNDVDGAAIFAYKVADPERYGVVEFDNNFKAVSIEEKPLQPKSNYAVPGLYFYDNSVVEIAKNIAPSPRGEFEITDVNKHYLEQGNLHVGVMDRGTAWLDTGTFDSLSDATEFVRVIEKRQDTKIGCIEEIAYKQGFINKKQLATIANKYIKSGYGQYLLKLV, from the coding sequence ATGAAAGGAATAATCTTAGCCGGTGGTTCAGGTACACGGTTGTATCCAATCACCAAAGCAATAAGTAAGCAATTAATGCCTATTTATGATAAGCCAATGATCTATTATCCGTTATCGGTATTGATGATGGCCGGAATAAGTGAAATATTAATTATTACCACACCCGAGGATAACGCCGGTTTTATACGTTTACTGGGTGATGGCAAAGAATTGGGTTGCCGCTTTGAATATGCTATACAGGAAGTGCCCAATGGTTTAGCCCAGGCCTTTGTAATCGGCGAAAAATTTGTAGGAGATGATAAAGTGGCCTTAATTTTAGGCGATAATATTTTTTACGGAACGGGCTTTGGCGAATTGATCAGCAGTTTTAATGATGTTGACGGTGCGGCAATATTTGCCTATAAAGTAGCCGATCCGGAAAGATACGGTGTTGTTGAATTTGATAACAACTTCAAAGCCGTATCAATTGAAGAAAAACCCCTTCAGCCAAAATCAAACTATGCAGTTCCAGGCTTGTATTTTTATGATAATTCGGTTGTAGAGATCGCTAAAAATATTGCCCCATCGCCCCGCGGTGAGTTTGAAATTACGGATGTAAACAAGCATTATCTTGAACAGGGGAATTTGCATGTAGGCGTAATGGACAGGGGTACAGCCTGGCTGGATACCGGTACTTTCGATTCATTAAGTGATGCCACCGAATTTGTACGGGTGATAGAAAAACGCCAGGACACTAAAATAGGCTGTATAGAAGAAATTGCCTATAAGCAAGGATTTATCAATAAGAAGCAATTAGCTACCATAGCCAATAAGTATATTAAAAGCGGGTATGGCCAGTATTTGTTAAAATTGGTTTAG
- the rfbD gene encoding dTDP-4-dehydrorhamnose reductase: MSKTLVFGASGQLGQCLKLVVSNNQVANVYFPDETVANILDTNSLKKLFDEYQPDFCINCAAYTAVDKAETDIDIARKVNKDGAANLAVLCQTYNATLIHVSTDFVFDGKVPHLLSETDEAKPISIYGLTKLEGEQDIADTISKYYILRTSWLYSEYGNNFVKTMLKLGAERDQLKVIADQIGTPTYAVDLAETIMHIIQSGKQEYGIYHYSNEGVTSWYDFAKAIFDLSDTSVNLYPITTAEYPTAATRPAFSVMNKAKIKNTFGITIPYWRDSLAKCINILKP, encoded by the coding sequence ATGAGTAAAACTTTGGTATTTGGTGCATCAGGGCAATTAGGCCAATGCTTAAAACTGGTTGTAAGCAATAATCAGGTTGCTAATGTTTATTTCCCGGATGAAACAGTGGCTAATATTTTAGATACAAATAGTTTAAAAAAACTGTTTGACGAATATCAGCCCGATTTTTGCATTAACTGTGCAGCTTATACTGCTGTAGATAAAGCCGAAACCGATATTGATATAGCCCGCAAAGTAAACAAAGATGGTGCTGCCAACCTGGCCGTGCTTTGCCAAACCTACAATGCTACACTTATTCACGTATCAACAGATTTTGTGTTTGATGGTAAGGTGCCACATCTTTTGTCTGAAACCGATGAAGCGAAACCCATCAGCATATATGGGCTTACTAAATTAGAGGGCGAACAGGATATTGCAGACACTATCAGCAAATATTATATTTTGCGCACCAGCTGGCTTTATTCAGAATATGGGAACAATTTTGTAAAAACTATGCTGAAATTAGGAGCCGAACGCGATCAATTAAAAGTAATTGCGGACCAGATAGGTACACCTACTTATGCAGTAGATTTAGCGGAAACCATCATGCATATTATCCAGTCGGGCAAACAGGAATACGGCATTTATCATTATAGTAACGAAGGCGTAACATCATGGTATGATTTTGCAAAAGCAATATTCGATCTGTCGGATACATCGGTAAATTTATACCCCATTACTACCGCCGAATATCCAACAGCAGCCACCAGACCTGCATTTTCTGTAATGAATAAAGCAAAAATTAAAAACACCTTCGGTATAACTATCCCATATTGGAGAGATAGTTTAGCCAAATGCATTAACATATTAAAACCATGA
- the rfbB gene encoding dTDP-glucose 4,6-dehydratase — MKKIIITGGAGFIGSHVVRRFVTQHPEYHIVNLDKLTYAGNLANLRDIEHAPNYEFVKGDIVDADFIDRLFATHQPDAVVHLAAESHVDRSITNPLEFVMANVIGTVNLLNAAKKYWKGRYDITRFYHVSTDEVYGTLGEDGMFTEETAYDPHSPYSASKASSDHFVRAYQDTYGLNAVISNCSNNYGSYHFPEKLIPLAIHNIKQSKPIPVYGKGENIRDWLWVEDHARAIEVIFHKAKSGTTYNIGGHNEWKNIDLIRLLCQIMDSKLGRAAGESEKLITFVTDRAGHDLRYAIDATKLKNELGWVPSITFEEGLEKTVDWYLQNQEWLDDVTSGHYQQYYNDQYTNR; from the coding sequence ATCAAAAAAATCATTATTACCGGAGGCGCTGGCTTTATTGGCTCGCATGTAGTGCGTCGTTTTGTAACGCAGCACCCCGAGTATCATATTGTTAACCTGGATAAATTAACCTATGCGGGTAACCTGGCTAATTTGCGTGATATTGAACATGCGCCCAACTACGAGTTTGTAAAAGGCGACATTGTTGATGCCGATTTTATCGACCGCCTTTTTGCCACCCACCAGCCTGATGCAGTAGTTCACCTGGCTGCGGAATCGCATGTGGACAGGTCGATCACCAACCCATTGGAGTTTGTGATGGCAAACGTTATCGGTACGGTAAACCTGCTTAATGCGGCCAAAAAGTATTGGAAAGGCCGCTACGACATTACCCGTTTTTACCATGTATCTACCGATGAGGTTTATGGTACACTGGGCGAAGACGGTATGTTTACCGAAGAGACCGCTTACGATCCGCATTCGCCATACTCGGCGTCAAAAGCCAGTTCAGATCATTTTGTACGCGCTTACCAGGATACTTACGGTTTAAACGCTGTGATATCCAATTGCTCAAACAATTATGGCTCGTATCACTTTCCCGAGAAACTGATACCGCTTGCTATTCACAATATCAAGCAAAGTAAGCCTATCCCGGTTTATGGTAAAGGCGAGAACATTCGCGATTGGCTGTGGGTAGAAGACCATGCCCGGGCTATTGAGGTGATATTCCACAAAGCCAAATCGGGTACTACCTATAATATTGGCGGCCATAACGAGTGGAAAAATATCGACCTGATCAGGCTGTTATGCCAGATCATGGATAGTAAGCTGGGCAGGGCAGCAGGCGAATCGGAAAAACTGATCACTTTTGTAACCGACCGCGCCGGGCACGACCTGCGTTATGCTATTGATGCCACCAAACTAAAAAACGAACTGGGCTGGGTGCCAAGCATTACCTTTGAGGAGGGCCTGGAGAAAACAGTTGACTGGTACCTGCAAAACCAGGAATGGCTGGACGACGTAACATCAGGCCATTATCAACAATATTATAATGATCAATACACTAACAGATAA